Sequence from the Rhodococcus jostii RHA1 genome:
CGCTGCGAGCCGGTGACGTCCTGGAACTGATGACCCCCACGGGTAGCTTCGGCGCACCCCTCGATCCACTCGCCCGGCACCACTATGTCGCGGTAGCCGCCGGGAGCGGCATCACGCCCATCCTGTCGATTCTGCGCACCACCATGGAGATCGAGACCGAGAGCCGCTTCACCCTCTTCTACGGCAACCGAACCGCAGAGTCGACCATGTTCGCCGCCGAACTCGACGAGCTCGAATCCCGGTACGCAGACCGGCTACGCATCCTCCACATCCGCTCAGCCCAGGCGCACCACCCCGCACCTCTTCGCGGCCGTATCGACCTGGCGATGGTTCACCGCCTCCTCGCCATCGACCTCACGTCGATCGATCGGTGGTACCTGTGCGGCCCGAGCGAACTCGCCACCACCATCCGCGATGACCTCGCAACCGAAAAGGTGCCGACCGAGCGGATACACCTCGAACTGTTCCGCGGCACGAACCGACCCACGCAGGTCGACGACTTCCCCGCCTCCGAAGTGACCATCACGCTGTCCGGCGCGAACCACACCGTGCAACTCGCCCCCGGTGAGACCGTCCTCGAATCCGCGCTGAAAAACAACATCGACGCCCCCTATGCCTGCCTCGGCGGCGCGTGCGGCACCTGCAGAGCCCGAGTCACCACAGGAGCAGTATCGATGGAGCAAAATTTCGCACTTCAGACGGCCGAGACCGAGGCCGGCTTCATACTGACCTGTCAATCCCACCCCACCACACCCACAGTCGCAGTCGACTACGACAGCTGAGCAAACACATACGCGAACACCGCGAGAAGGCCGCACGGGTCACCGGCGCCGCCGTCGCCAGGGCACCAGGTGGGCCGTGGCCGGAAACTTCTGGCGGCTTGCCTCGGTCAGCGGCGGGGGTGACCGCCGGTGAATCCGGTTCACACATAGCGTCATCGACCCGGCAACGTCATATCGAGTGCGGCCCGCTCCCCTGGCGGGCCGCACTGTGACACTCGCATCGCAGTGCGCCAGCGTACGATGGCAATCCCCGACCAGCGACATCACAATGAGAGATCGCGGCCGATGATCTCTTTCATGATCTCGTCCGATCCTGCCCAGATCTTGGTCACTCGAGCATCCATCCCGCGCCTTACGCGAAGCTGGTCTTCGAATAGGGGCCACTTTCGTTGCCGGCTACCCTTCGGTGTCGAGCGGGCACAAGTCCTCGCGAAGTACACCGAGCTGAACGACGCCTACGACCCGTAGCGATCGGCGAACGGGGTACAGGCGTGAGCCTCGGTCTGGTGAACTACTGAAGTGACTGCACGTAGCCGTTCTGCCGATAGCTCGAATTTGGGTCCGGCGTTGGCGATCTATGGCGCCCTCCTCGGAGTGCTCGCGTCGTTGGCGTGGAGGTGGATCGGGCCGCCGACCTTCGGGCCGCCGGGCCCGATAATTGCGATCGCCAGATTCGCGGCCGAGCCACCGCCCACATCCTGGGCACCGACGTGGCCCGGGATGGCCGCCGCACTGATCGTGCTCGGGGCCTTGGTTCTCGGGGCTGTCGGGTACGGACTGGCCGGTTCTCGATGGTCCTGGGTGCGTGATGGGCGCGGAAGCCGACGCCCGCTGATCGCACTCCTGATGGGGCTCGGATTCGGCGCAGGTGGTGACGGCGGCGAAGACCTGCTCGAAGTAGGCGGCGATCTCGGTACTCCCGCGACATGTCCCGGTCGGGAAGTGCACGGTGGAGCCAGCGGTCCAGAAATTGCGCAGGCTAACGAGCACCGCCAACCCGGCGACCGCCCCGCCAAGCACCGCCCGGCGCGACAACTCAGGGCCACCGACGGCGAACACCTCGGTCGTCATCAGCGTGGCGGGAGAATGTCGTATGCCGGCAGTTGCGTCGTGTCCGTGCAGGCTGTGTCCGGCCTCTCCGGATTGTCGAAAAACGACGCGATTATCTCGGCTCCGCACGGTGGCTCTGCATACACACCGTGTGCAGCTCCGGGCACCACCGCGACTATGGATTGCGAGAGATCCTTCGCGATGTAGTCGCCCCACACCGCTCCGGTCTGCCCGTCGTAGGTACCCGACAGCACAAGCGAAGGGATGTCACTGACGGTGATGTCTCGGATCGAGTCAGGGGCCCTCGGCACGTCCCACACCTGGCAGGCGTCGCGCAGGAACGGCAGCTGCGGCGCTTGGGCCCGAACGGACTCCGGGAGTTCAGGGAATTCCTTTTCCGCCTGTTGCATTGACTGCTCGACGGTCTCGAACGGGATCCATTCACGGCACCAAATGCTCAGGGTGAGACCCCAATGGAGGACGCCCCTCTCCGGATGCCCCCACACCTCGGCCCACCGCGACGCAATGGGCTGCGCATTCCCGTGTGCGAGCTCATCGACCGTTGAGGGGAACTCTTTCGGTAGATGGGTAGCCACGGGGACAAACCAGTTCAGCAGCATTCCGCCGTCGACGACAACTTTCGTCTCTCCTACACCCTCAACGTTGACCGTCGTGGTGATGGGCTTCGCTTCAAGCTCGTTGACCAGCCGGATGAACGTGGCCCCCAGGTCGGGATAGCGCTCTTTGCATGCCCGCTGGTCCTCGCACGCCTTGACCATGTTGTCGAATGCTTGGCGAGCGCTGGCCCAGGTCCACCCCAGGGCAGCAGCCGATGGAGGCGTCACTCCGTCGAACACGATCGACTCGATAGCGTCGGCGTCTTGACGCATGTAGATCAACGCAAGATCGGTACCGTACGAGTGGGAGAACACATTCCACCTCTCGAGGCCGAGTGCCTTGCGTAAGTCGATCAGGTCATAGGTGCTCTCGGTCGAATTGAATGCCGAGAGGTCAACGGTGGGATCCAGGCGGTCGTGGCACTCCTTCACCGCTTCTACGTACGCATCCCGTGTGGACTCGGCGTTCCACGCCATTCCGATCCTGTGGGCGAAGAACTCGAAAATCTCCGGGCAGGGCAACGGCGAGCTGGACGTTATGTTGCCGCGCTGTCCCATCAGGATCAGATCGCGATCACGGTTCAGCGGCACGTCCGGGTTGACCGGGGGATCGGTGACCGCATCCTGACCGGGCCCGCCCATGAGAAAGACGATCGGAGCCTTGGCCGGCGGCTGCGTTTCCGACGGAACGATCGCAACTGCCAAGCGCAAGGATCCGCTGTCTTCTCTGGTGCGGTTCACCGGTACCGACAATTCCCCGCAGCGAGCATTCTCCAGCAGTGGGACCGGATTTGGCGTCTTCGCGCACGGACCCTCGACAAACTCCGCCGGCGGATGCGCCACAGTCGTCGGTGGCGCACCGGACGGATCGGAATTGCTGCTACACGCTGAGCTGACGAGAATCGAGACAAACGCTATCGCCGTTATCTGGTTCACAAACCGCATGTCAACCACCCTGAAATGGCGACCGCCCGAACCTTGTGTTCGGGCTCGGCCCGAGTATTTACTCGGATAAATCCTGGCACACCCATAGCAGTGGGAGCGCCGTTACCGGCGAAGCGGCCACACAGGCCGCTGAAATCGCGAGGGCAGCATGCTACCCAGCCATCACCATGCCCCCCACCCTCGGTGCGACAATCGCCGCCCTCGTCGAAGTCGCCGCCCTCACCGGCGCCAACACAGGTCCCGACGAGCCGGCGACAGCGATGTCGACGTTCTCCACCCTCGGCGTCCCGACCCGAGACCACGCCGCGACCGCCCACGGTCCGAGTGCCCGAGCCACTCCCCCTGCGAGCGGCGCGGCTCATCGACAACACCCCCGACCTCGCACACCAAGACTGCCCACTACCACCAGAGGTCACCGAGGACGCCCGACCCCACCCACAGAAAGCACTGAGCGACGACGCCGAACAGCTCCGGGCACTGAACCCCGACACCGGCCGACGGACCGGCCCGGGCCTGTGGGCGGTTCCCGACGATCCATCGTGAACACGCCGTGACTGTCGCGGGCCGCATTCGTGAGCTGCAGAAACGATCGTTTTCCGACACCCACTCTGACCCGCGGGTTTGGTTGTGACTCACGGCGATAAGTGGCATCGATTTCGCGGCTTTATATGGCGCTGCCTGCCGGACTCGCGGAGCCGCTGCTGGTCGTGTGAATTGGGATTGGGCTTGCAGGACGAACGGAGGGAATCGGGGCCACCTCCGTTCGCTGCGGCGGCGACAGAATGTGCGAGGGGCACCTTCCCGGTCGACGGCAAAGTATCGGTGAGCGCCAGCGTCGTGGAAGGAGAGATGGTTCGGGCGGTGAACCTTCTTGGTTGGCGCGCCACTGGCCGTGAAGCAGATACGCACAGCTGAGAGTTCGGCGAATTCAGTTGATGCCCTTCGCCCACCATCCGGATGGCGGGGATGCCGTCTCCCAGCGTGGCGCGTAGTGCTCGAGGAATATCTGCCCCACCAATTCCCCGCGGCTGCGCACCCCGGTCTTGTCGAAGATCGACTTCATGTGGTCTTGAATTGTGTAGACGGATAACGACATTGCGTGCGCCATCTCCCTTGTCGATCGCCCTTGGATGCACAGCGCAGTGAGATGACATTCGCGTTGGGACAGTCCGTAGGCCATGGCAATGACGGGCGCGATCTCATGCGGCGTCGCGGGTTGGATGATGACGGCGGTGCGTCCGTCTTCGACGCCGGAAAGCCTGGTCCCGTACAGCAACAGCCAGGCGCCGGATCGCGTGCGTACCCGCGAGCGCGCGGCAAGTTCCAGCGGATCGGTGCCCGGTTCGATTGCCCGCGCCCGGGCCGCGATGGCTTGCACGACCTTCGATTCGAACGGCGTCGACGGCGCCGGGACCTCGACAATTTCGTCGATCCAGCGTTCCGCGGCGGGTGAGACCGATTCCGGGTTGCCCGCGGCGTCGAAGACCACCACGCCGGGGCCGTAGTCCACGGTCGTCACGGCGGCCTCGACCTTGTGGAGCATCGAATGTCGCAGACCGGTCGCGAGCGCGGGCGCCAGCGCGGCGATTGCGCGGACGTGCTCGGCGGTGTACCAGGGCGCGCCCGCATCGCGCAGGAATGCCGCTGCACCCCAGTAGACCCCGTCCGACACCAGGGAGACCCGCAGCTCGTCGCCGATTCCGTACGCCTCGTGCGAACGGTGCCGTGCACTGCGGGACAAATCTCCGTGGGTATCCAGACTAAGTGCACCCGCCAGGCGGCCACTGTGCGCAAGAAACGCCCACTTGTCGACGTCCTCGACCTCGTATTCGTAGTGCGCCAACCAGGATCCGGAACACCCAACGTTCCGGTTGACGCTGCCGGTGAACAGGATGGTGCCCGGGTCGACGGTGTGCCAGCAGCAGCGGTCATGTGGGATCACCGCGCGCAGGGCCTCGCTCATTCGCGCGCTGTACCCCACCCAGTCCAGCTGGTCGGCGGCGGCACGCGAGATTTGATCGCGGACGCGTGGCAGCAAGCTCTGCGCCATCTCCGAAGTGTATCGCAGCAGGTTAGGGCTGCCTACCCCAGAAATCTGGGTGAATTCCCCAGGATTCAGGGATATGAGGCAGAACCGACAACGACGACGCTGGTTGCATGACGATGACAGCCCCTACCTCCGCCGAAACCGACCACGACCTGCCTAGCCCGGAGCCGATCATGCAGCTGGCGTCCGGGTTCATGGCCGCCAAACACCTCTTCGCCGCCAGCGAACTCGGCTTGTTCGAGGCGTTGGGCGAGGGCCCCACCGACCTGCATGGCCTGGCCGCCCGCAGCGGGCTTACTGCCCGAGCCACCCGGATCAGCGCCGACGCCATGGTCGCGATGGGTATGCTCGAACGCCGAGGCGAACAGTATGTCAATACCGAGACGGCGGCCGCGTTCCTCGCCGGCGGATCGCCCGCCGACCTGCGTCCGCTGCTGCGGTTCTGGGACAAGATCAGCTTCCCGGCGTGGGAAGACCTGGCCGGCGCACTCGCCCGCGGGCCGAAACGCCAGATCTTCGACCTCGACGCCGCCCTGCAACCCATCGCCTCGATCGGTATCGAGGCGTTTTCGGCCGGCTCCTCGCTCGCCCTGCCGGACACGGTCGATCTGTCCGGCAGTCATCGACTCCTCGACATCGGCGGCGGCACCGGCTCCTGGTCCATCGCGGTGGCGCGCCACTGCCCGCAACTGAGCGCGACCGTGTTCGAGCTGCCGGCGGTTGCCCAGACCGCGCAGGACCGCATCGCGTCGGTCGGGATGGAGGGGCGAATCGACGTATACGCCGGCGACGCGATGGCCGACCCGCTGCCCACCGGATACGACGCCTTCCTGGTCGCGAACCTGGTGCATTACTGGTCGCCGGAGCAGAATCGTGCGCTGCTAAAACGCATTCGCGACGTCGCCGCACCCGGCGCCACGCTGCTGATTGCCGACTTCTGGACCGACCCCACCCACACCCAGCCGGTCGCGGCCGCCCTGATGGCGGGCGAATTCGCGGTCCACCTCGAACACGGCGACGTCTACAGCGTCGGAGAAGGCATCGCCTGGCTGCAGGACACTGGCTGGCGCTGCCGCGACCATCGCTCGCTCACCGGCCCGATGAGCGTCATTGTCGCCGAAACCGCATGAAACAAGACAACACCCAAGGAGCACACGATGAGCGAGCATCAAGTCGCAATCGTCGGTGCCGGCACTTCCGGGGTCGCGGCGGCGGTGGCCCTCGCCGACCGTGGCATCAACCCGTTGCTGATCGACCGAGCCGACCAAGTCGGTTCGTCGTGGCACTCTCGTTACGACCGGCTGCGACTGAACACCGGCAGGCAGTTCTCCCACCTGCCGAACCGCCCCTACCCCAAGGGCACACCGACCTTTCCCACGCGGGAACAGGTGATCGAGCATCTCGAGCGGCACGCACGTGCGGACGGGATCGAGCTGCGCCTGGGCTGCCCGGTGGAACGGCTCGACCTAACGGACGGGCACTGGCGGTTGACCACCGCTGCCGGTTCGGTCGACGCTGCCGAGGTGGTGGTCGCGACCGGCTTCGATCATGAGCCCTTCGTCCCGGACTGGCCCGGACGCGGGGACTGGCGGGGTGCACTGGTTCATTCCTCGCAGTACCGGAATCCCTCGCAGTACAACGGGAAACGGGTCCTCGTAGTGGGAGCGGGCTGCTCGGGCATGGAAATTGCCTACGACCTCGCCACCGGAGGCGCGGCAAAGGTCTGGCTTTCGGCTCGCACGCCGCCGAACATCATGCTCCGCCAAGGACCTGGTGGCATACCGGGAGACTTCATCGCGACGCCGCTCTACCATGCCCCGGTCCCTATCGCGGACGCAATCGCTCGGTTCGGCCGGGAGAGGAGCATCGGCGACCTGCGCGAGTTCGGATTACCGATCCCCGACGAGGGGATCTTCGCCCGCAGCGCCCGCCTGGGCGTGGCACCGGCGATCGTCGACAAGGAGCTCATCGCCGCGATCCGAGACAGGTCCATCGAGGTCGTTCGCGGAGTCGAGTCACTCGACGCGGACAGCGTGTGGCTGGTGGACGGTGTGCGAATCGACCCGGAGGCGATGGTCTGCGCGACGGGGTTCCGCCAGGAACTCGAAAAGCTGGTCGGGCACCTCGGCGTACTGGACGAGCGAGGTTGGCCGCACGCCACCGGTGAAAAGCCGGCCGCCGAGAGGTTGCGTTTCATCGGGTTCGTGCCCAGGCCGTCGCAGATCGGATTCGCGGCGAAGCAGGCTCGCCGCGCGGCCCGAGCGATCGCGCGGGAACTGCGGTGAGCGTCGGCAGTAGGATTCTCCCGCCCTGCCCCGGCGCTCGAACAATGGCGGGTCTGCGCGGAGATGGCCGACCGGTCAGATCCCCCCACACAAACGGCTGTTCATGAGACATCACTGACCGGTTGACGTTTACCCAGGTCGGATGCGTAAAGAACACCGTGTACGGAACAACGTCACGTTGTCGGGGCTACGCGATACATTCCCCGATGTGAGGATCAGGTACGGCCGAGTGTCGACGCGGGATCAGCGTCCCGAGTCGCAGCATGATGCGTTGACCGCCGCAGGGTGCGATGAGATTTTCATCGACAAGGCCTCCGGGAAACTTGCGTCGCGCCCGCAGCTGGACAAGGCGCTGCTGTCGGCCAACCGCCGGGGTGGTCAGGCTGTCGTCACCAAGCTCGACCGCCTCGGCCGGTCGCTGGAGCACTGTCCAAGCTGCGGTGACGGCGCACAGCCCACCAGCACCTTGCCCGCTCACACCACTTCACCATCACCCAGATCGACGACGCCGCCGATCCTGTCAGACCGGGAGTACCCACCGACCGTCCGCCCGAACAGGTCGCGGGACCCAGGCGGCGACGTCGTCGAGCAGCATCTGGTCGAAGTAGCGCAGTTTGATGCCGTGGCCGCCGGCGCCGATCCCAGTCTGACCGGTGTGGAACAGGGCGAGGACCCCAGCCGACTCACGGAACGGGCGACGCTGACGGCGCAGGCACCGCAACCGCACCCGGCCGATCTCGATGAGGCGATCGGATTCTGGACCTGTTCGATCAGGGACGCGACCCGGTCGTCCGTAGCGGAAGGAGTCCTGAGCTCATTGCTGGTAGTTCTCGACTTCCGGGATCGGACGCGGGGCCGCACCGTCGGGGTCTTGCCCGGAGTCCTGGCGGGCGCGGCGCTGGCGGAGCAAGTCCCAGCACTGATCGAGTGCTACCTCGACCCGACGGAGTTGGTCGCGTTCCTCGCCGGGGGTCAGTTCGCCGGCCTGGACCCGGTCCCGCAACTCATGCTCGCGGGCGATGAGGGACTCGATCTGCGCGAGAGGGTCTGGCTGATTCATCACATCTCCGTCGTTTCGGTGGTTGCCGCACTGATCGTCGAGTGCTGGAATCGGGATACCCCGGAATAGACCAGCGAAATCTGTCAGCCGTTCGGAGGAACGAGGCACCGCGGGTGCGGCGACTGGGCCCGGCTTGACGTCCCGGTGCAGGATGGCCGCCCGGTGCGCAGTCTCCAACGCCCCCGCCAACTTTACGCCGATCCGGACCACCTTGCCCCAGGCCATCGGACCCTGCCGACGCACAGCCGCGTCCAGAGAGCCCCGTTGATGATGCTGCATCACAATGAACGGGCGCCCCGTCGAGGGGAGGATGTCGTCCCGCACGATCTTCCGAAACCCTGGGTTGATCGCAGGCTTGCGGCAAGAACATGTCGAGATCCCGGCACCGGCTCCGTCCCAGCATCGAATCGGCAAGACAACACAAGACAACAATTGGAGGATGGATCCCATGGCACACGTACAACGTTTCGACCACATCGGCATCACCGTCGCGGACCTCGACTCGGCAACGGCGTTCTTCGTCGGACTCGGCCTCGAGGTAGAGGGCACCGGATCCGTCGAGGGCGAATTCGTGGAGACCGTCTGCGGCATCCCCGGCGCGCATTGTGAGATCGCGATGCTGCGGCCGCCCGACGGAGGATCGCGGCTGGAGCTCGCGACCTTCGTCACGCCCGACCACGTGCCCGGATCGCCCACGGCGATGGCCAACGAGCTTGGGCTGCGCAACGTGTCCTTCGAGGTCGGCGACCTCCAGGCGGCCGTCGATGCGGTGGCTGCGGACGGGTACGGGCTCATCGGCGGCATCGGTGAGTACGAAAACAGCGTGCGGATGGCCTACGTACGTGGGCCCGAAGGGATCATAGTGTCCCTGTTCGAGCAGATCGGCTGACGCGCGTGAGCGTTGCCCACGTGTGTCTATTCGAGGACCGTACGGGCGAAGGCCTCAGCGAGGACCGGTGTCTCACGGTAGTCGGCCGCCGTGTGATTCGACCAGTAGGCGGTCTCGTACTCTGCGGGTGGGACGTGGTCGATCTCGCCGTGCAAGCGGCGGTGATTGAACCAGTCGATGTGCTCAGCGACCGCCCACTCGACGTCTCCAACGCCTCGCCAGCCCCCGTGCGGGCGCATCACGGGATTGCGAATGCACTCGGCCTTGAACAACGAGTTGAACGCCTCCGCCATCGCGTTGTCATACGAATCTCCCTTGGAACCAAAAGAAGACACCGCGTCACACTCGTCGAGGCGCTCGGTGTATCGCACCGCTCGATACTGCACGCCGCGGCCGCTATGGTGAATCAATCCGGCGACGTCCTGGCCGACCCGTCGGCGCGCCCACAACCCAATATCCAAGAGGGCCAGGTCGGTCCGCATCGACGTCGAGACCTGCCCAACCGACGATCATCCGGGAGAACGCGTCGAGGATGAACGCGGCGTCCACCCACCCCGAATGCGTGCGAACGTAGGTCAGGTCCGCCACCCACAACGTGTTGGGCGCGTCGGCGACGAACTGACGCTGGACCCGATCCGCCGGCCGCGGAGTCTCGGCTCCGTCACTGTGCGTGATCTTCCGCCCTTTCAATCGTGGTATTCCCTGTAGCCCATCGGCTTTCATCAATCGTTCCACGGTGCACCGGGCCACCGACGTCCCCTCTCGTTTCAGACTGGCGTGCACTTTGCGGGCCCCATACACCCCGAGATTGTCGGCATGAACTCTCCGGATCTCGGACAGAACCTCGCGATCACGTACGGCACGTGCCGATTCGGTTCGCTGGGGACTCAGGTGAGCTCGGACTGTGGACGGAGCGATCTGGGTGGCCTTACCGCGCAAGACCGCGCAGATCGGATCGACTCCGTGCTCGTCGCGGTGAGCAGCGACGAACTCCACGATCAGCGCTGTGGGCGGTCGATGTCCGCCGCAAAGAAAGGCGAGGCCGGCTTGACCCAAGTCCGTAACGCCTCGGGGTGCACACCGAGCTGATCGGCGATCCGCTTGATCGCTCCCGGCCGCGTCGCCGGATCCTGGCGGGCCTCGACCGCCATCCTCGTTGCTCGATCCTTCAGCTCAACGCTGTACTTCCGTAGTGCTGCCATGCTCTCCATCCTTCACAGGTTGGAGAGCCTCCGACAGACCCGGGGCGATTCAATCGTTGAACACGCCGTGACCTCATAATATGAAGCGAGGCTGCTGGCGTGGGCCCCTTTACTCGGGACCCAGGAGCGCTCCGCCATGAAGAACACCGTCTCGATCGAGATCGCCCTGCCGCGGGAGACAGTGGTACAGCTGCTCGCCGAATCGGCACACCTGCCGAAGTGGCTGCGGCGTCTGGTGCTGCACGAGCCGCTGAGTGGGGTGCACGGACAGGTCGGTACCACATCGCGGGTCGTGATGCAGATGGGGAAGCAGGAGATCGAATGCACCGAGACCATCACGCGTCGGGAACCGGAAGACCTGCGCGGGATTCCGAAAGGGAGCGTCGTTCACTTCGACCGCGAGATCGTCGGCGAGGGCATGTGGAGCGCCGTGCGCGACCGGCTGACCGAAGTCGGTCCGGAGATGACGCTCTGGGTGAGCGAGAGCGAATACCGGTTCAGCGGTTTGCTGATGCGGCTGGTGGGGCTCCTGATGCCCGGCGCCACCCGCAAGCAGTCACAACAGCACATGCAGGACTTCAAGGCGTTCGCCGAGCAGGGAAAGGACGTCCGCGAAGCGAAGGACTGATCTACGATCAGCGCTCGTCTCCCGAAGAGTGGGGAGAAGCCGGACGTGACGGCGGGCCGACCACTGTCGGGAACGTGCTCGGGGCGGGGTGGAGCGGCAAGGATGGATGTCGGAGCCTGTGTAACGAAGCCGCGCGTGAACGGCCCCCGCTGAGTATCGGCTTGTGTACGAGCACCCGCGCCCCATACGCGCCCCACAGCTACCCGGAATCGAATTCAGTTGTTCCCCAATGCAGGTCAGCGCGGGTATTGCCCCTGAATTGCGAGTGCCTCCGGATTCACACCCTCACTCCACGTGAGCCGCACCCAAGCCCTGCTACGGGGACCGGCCGGCCGGGATGGGATGGACACCAGCACCGATGCCCGGCGCAGCCCTAGGCCAGCCCGGTCGCCTCTGCCTGCACTCGAAATGGCGTCCGTCTTGGTCGGGGCGTGTTCGCTTGGATCCTCACCACAGGAGAGTGGGCCACTGCCAGCACCCGGAACGAGAGTTTGCTGCCCGTGGACCCACGAAACCACTCGGGGGTGTCCGGCCGCAGGAGCGCCTTTGACCGCCGCGTTGCCGCAGGAATTCAACGCAGTGAAATGAACACGGGCCTCACTCTCCCTCGACGACGTGCGTCCATCTGGACGTGTGCAGTCGTCTTCTGAAACTGACAGGCTGAGCGCCGTTCTGCGGTGATCTGGTCCGTTCTAGCCATCGTCAGTTGGACAGCTACCCAAGATGCGACCGTCCCGCTCGATCACGCGCACATCCAGCATGACTTCGCCCTCACCGAGCACTACTACGTATTCGTACTTGCGCCGATCATCCTCGACCCGGTCAAGGCGATGCTCGGTCTGAGCACAGCCGAAGCAGCAACGAGACCGGCCCGAGGTCGGCACCAAGATCATCCTTGTCCCCCGCGGCGGTGGTAAGCGACGCGAAATCGAATGCCCGCCGCTGATGTACGTCCACATCAACAATGCGTTCGAGGATCGTGGCGATGTTGTGGTCGACCTTGTCCGGTACGACGACTATCACGACTTCTTCGATCCCGCGCGCGACTTCCGCGCTCCTGCCGTGATCGGCGGCTACGCGTCACGGCTTCGCGTCAGCAAAGGCAGCAAAGTCACTGTCGAGGACTTCAGCGGCCAGCGAACCGAACTGCCGCAACATGATTGGCGGTACACCTCGCGAACCTATCGGTACGGCTATCACGGCACACTTGATTCACGCCCCGATGCCTCGAACCGTGTCGTCAAGATCGACACCGACACGGGGCGACATCTGGAGCACGTATTCGAACCGGGCGACGCGGTCGGCGAGCCGATCTCCGTGCCCCGCTCGGGCACCGCAGCCGAGGACGGCGGCTGGCTGCTGACCGTCGTCTATCTCGCTGCCGAGCACCGCTCCGCCTTGGTGGTTCCCGACGCCCGCGACCCCTCCCGCGCACCCATCGCCGTCGCCAGGTTGGACCGGCACTTCTTCCCCGGATTCCACGGCAGCTTCACCAGTCGAGTGACGGCCTCATGATTTGGACAGAATCGCGCGTGCGTTCTCTCCGTATGAGATTCCAACCCGTCGTGGAAACGAGCGCCCCGATTGCGGCTCCGAAAAGAGGGCCACCAACGACCAGTCCAATCATGTATCGGTCAACCGAGACCTTGTCGCTCCGTATCGAATGGAACTCGTTCGGCTGGTAGCTGGCCGTGTAGATCGTGAACGGCTGGGAGGCGTACCACCACAAGACGGCAGCACCTACGAGTCCACACACAAAGCCGAAACCGGCGAAGACCAGAGTGTGGCCGCCGCGAAGCCGGACGACAATACACACCGATTCACGTCGGCGGCTCACACGGCAACTTCCCCCGCTTCACCGCGTCGACCAACGTCGCGTGGTCGCGTTCGGTCTGATCCGCGTACGCGTGCGCGAACCGGCTCAGTGCGACGACGAGCGTGTCCGACTTTCCGACGTAGCCGCCGATCATCGACGCACCACTGGTCCGCGCGTGGCCCTTCGCGAGCAGGCGCCCGCAGATGCCGGCGTAGTCGGTCAGCGCTGCGGCGCTGAGGTGGTCGATCGGGACCGCGCCCTTCATGTTCCGGAACTGCCGCACGTAGTACTGCCGGCCCTCCACAGTGGTCCAGCCGAGTAACGGATCGCTGACGGTCTGCAGGGCCTGCTGATACTCGACCACGCGCCGGCCCTGGTGGTCGTGCCAGGCGGACTCGCCGTGAACGAAG
This genomic interval carries:
- a CDS encoding alpha/beta hydrolase; the encoded protein is MRFVNQITAIAFVSILVSSACSSNSDPSGAPPTTVAHPPAEFVEGPCAKTPNPVPLLENARCGELSVPVNRTREDSGSLRLAVAIVPSETQPPAKAPIVFLMGGPGQDAVTDPPVNPDVPLNRDRDLILMGQRGNITSSSPLPCPEIFEFFAHRIGMAWNAESTRDAYVEAVKECHDRLDPTVDLSAFNSTESTYDLIDLRKALGLERWNVFSHSYGTDLALIYMRQDADAIESIVFDGVTPPSAAALGWTWASARQAFDNMVKACEDQRACKERYPDLGATFIRLVNELEAKPITTTVNVEGVGETKVVVDGGMLLNWFVPVATHLPKEFPSTVDELAHGNAQPIASRWAEVWGHPERGVLHWGLTLSIWCREWIPFETVEQSMQQAEKEFPELPESVRAQAPQLPFLRDACQVWDVPRAPDSIRDITVSDIPSLVLSGTYDGQTGAVWGDYIAKDLSQSIVAVVPGAAHGVYAEPPCGAEIIASFFDNPERPDTACTDTTQLPAYDILPPR
- a CDS encoding helix-turn-helix transcriptional regulator, whose translation is MAQSLLPRVRDQISRAAADQLDWVGYSARMSEALRAVIPHDRCCWHTVDPGTILFTGSVNRNVGCSGSWLAHYEYEVEDVDKWAFLAHSGRLAGALSLDTHGDLSRSARHRSHEAYGIGDELRVSLVSDGVYWGAAAFLRDAGAPWYTAEHVRAIAALAPALATGLRHSMLHKVEAAVTTVDYGPGVVVFDAAGNPESVSPAAERWIDEIVEVPAPSTPFESKVVQAIAARARAIEPGTDPLELAARSRVRTRSGAWLLLYGTRLSGVEDGRTAVIIQPATPHEIAPVIAMAYGLSQRECHLTALCIQGRSTREMAHAMSLSVYTIQDHMKSIFDKTGVRSRGELVGQIFLEHYAPRWETASPPSGWWAKGIN
- a CDS encoding methyltransferase, which encodes MTMTAPTSAETDHDLPSPEPIMQLASGFMAAKHLFAASELGLFEALGEGPTDLHGLAARSGLTARATRISADAMVAMGMLERRGEQYVNTETAAAFLAGGSPADLRPLLRFWDKISFPAWEDLAGALARGPKRQIFDLDAALQPIASIGIEAFSAGSSLALPDTVDLSGSHRLLDIGGGTGSWSIAVARHCPQLSATVFELPAVAQTAQDRIASVGMEGRIDVYAGDAMADPLPTGYDAFLVANLVHYWSPEQNRALLKRIRDVAAPGATLLIADFWTDPTHTQPVAAALMAGEFAVHLEHGDVYSVGEGIAWLQDTGWRCRDHRSLTGPMSVIVAETA
- a CDS encoding flavin-containing monooxygenase; amino-acid sequence: MSEHQVAIVGAGTSGVAAAVALADRGINPLLIDRADQVGSSWHSRYDRLRLNTGRQFSHLPNRPYPKGTPTFPTREQVIEHLERHARADGIELRLGCPVERLDLTDGHWRLTTAAGSVDAAEVVVATGFDHEPFVPDWPGRGDWRGALVHSSQYRNPSQYNGKRVLVVGAGCSGMEIAYDLATGGAAKVWLSARTPPNIMLRQGPGGIPGDFIATPLYHAPVPIADAIARFGRERSIGDLREFGLPIPDEGIFARSARLGVAPAIVDKELIAAIRDRSIEVVRGVESLDADSVWLVDGVRIDPEAMVCATGFRQELEKLVGHLGVLDERGWPHATGEKPAAERLRFIGFVPRPSQIGFAAKQARRAARAIARELR
- a CDS encoding DUF2630 family protein gives rise to the protein MNQPDPLAQIESLIAREHELRDRVQAGELTPGEERDQLRRVEVALDQCWDLLRQRRARQDSGQDPDGAAPRPIPEVENYQQ
- a CDS encoding VOC family protein; this translates as MAHVQRFDHIGITVADLDSATAFFVGLGLEVEGTGSVEGEFVETVCGIPGAHCEIAMLRPPDGGSRLELATFVTPDHVPGSPTAMANELGLRNVSFEVGDLQAAVDAVAADGYGLIGGIGEYENSVRMAYVRGPEGIIVSLFEQIG
- a CDS encoding SRPBCC family protein, coding for MKNTVSIEIALPRETVVQLLAESAHLPKWLRRLVLHEPLSGVHGQVGTTSRVVMQMGKQEIECTETITRREPEDLRGIPKGSVVHFDREIVGEGMWSAVRDRLTEVGPEMTLWVSESEYRFSGLLMRLVGLLMPGATRKQSQQHMQDFKAFAEQGKDVREAKD